The Hyphomicrobium sp. 99 genome contains the following window.
CTTATCGCTCATAGACAGAACCATTTGGGGACGGCGCGGTTCTGCCAGCCACCGATCAAACCTCTGGGGTAGAGGTTGCCATGTAGATCCATGGGCAACAACTACTCAGCACTAATGCTGCTGTCGGCATTCGCTAAGCAATCTGATTTGGGTGCAGAGCGTCAAGCCCGTCGTGATAATGACGCCAACCAAATAATGCCATGAGCCACGCCGGACACACCACCCGAGGCCCGCTTCTCGGGCGAAATATCGCGGCAGGGAACCACAGGTAATGACAAGCGTTTTTGACCCCGAGCGCGGCATTTGCCTCGCTCTGTTAGGATGCCGGCTCGGTGCGGACGAGCCGGCATTCCGTTGGTATTAGGAATGACATGCAGATCACGTGCTACAGCTCGGATGAGCTAAAGAAACTCGCTCACATCATCACTGAAATTCTCGCAGAAACACGCAGCCGCTACCCGGAGCTTTCGACAGATGACGTCGTTCAGCGCGTCTGCGCTATCGCCGACCAAGGCGAGCGCGACATATCGAAATTCCGTAAAGCCGTCATGATGGACGCAGCTTGAGCGGTAGTCCGGCCATCAACCTGCGTTCAGCCTGCCTACGCTGTTCGCCGGAGGCAGTTTGGAGGAACCAAGCGTAGGTATCCGCGAGACCATCGTGGAGGCTCGTTCGCGGCTTCCAGCCGGTCGCCGAAAGACGCGAAACATCGAGAAGCTTGCGTGGCGTCCCATCGGGCTTCGAAGGGTCTGTAACGATCTTGCCTTCAAACCCGACCACGCGGCAAATCAGCTTCATGAGCTCCAGGATCGTGATGTCTTCGCCCGAGCCGATGTTGACATGGTGTCCGCCGGAATACCTCTCCAGCAAATGCACGATTGCATCCGCAGCATCGTCGACATGCAGGAATTCACGGCGAGGCGTGCCACTGCCCCATATCGAAACCTCGGAGGCGCGGCCGAGCTTGGCCTCATGCGCCTTGCGAAGAAGCGCTGGAATGACGTGCGACGTCTCAAGATGAAAATTGTCACCCGGTCCGTAGAGGTTGGTCGGCATCACCGAAAAGAAATCGGCGCCGTATTGCGCGCGATAGGCTTCGCACAACTTTAGCCCGGCTATTTTTGCAATGGCGTAGCAATCGTTGGTGGGCTCAAGAGGACCGCTGAGTAACGCCTCCTCTCGGATCGGCTGCGGCGCGAATTTGGGATAGATGCAAGAAGACCCGAGAAACACGAGCCTCTCCACGCCAGCTCGGAATGCGGAATGGATGACATTCGTCTCGATGACGAGATTTTCGTAAAGAAATTCCGCCGGCAGGGTACTGTTCGCCTGAATGCCGCCGACCCGAGCAGCCGCAACGATGACCGCGTCAGGTCGCGCTTCGAACATGAAGCTGCGAACGGCCGCCTGATCGAGCAGATCGAGACGGTCCCGCCCGGCAGTAATCAGTTCGCAAGGCTTGCGCCGAAGCCGGCGCATCAGCGCAGCTCCGACCATCCCACGATGACCGGCAACAAAAACGCGTTTTCCCGAAAGATCGTAGAACATCTGCGCGCCAACCGCTCAGGCAGACCGGTCCAAGCGCCAATGCTCTCGATCGACGAGAAGCAAATCGGCGTCGACCATTTCGGCCACCAATTCGGCAAATGACGTCTTGTGTCTCCAACCGAGTTTGGCGAATGCCTTGGAGGGATCGCCGTGCAAAAGATCGACCTCCGTTGGCCGGAAGTATTCGGGATCGACGCGCACGAGCACCCTGCCGCTGTTCGCATCGCGCCCGACCTCATCGGCTCCAGTGCCCTCCCAGCGGAGAAGGCGCCCGGCTCTTCGGAATGCGAGTTCGACGAATTCGCGAACCGAATGCGTTTCGCCAGTCGCCAGAACATAGTCGCCCGGCTCATCCTGCTGCAGCATGCGCCACATGCCGTCGACATAATCGCGGGCGTGGCCCCAATCGCGCTTCGCATCGAGATTGCCGAGGTACAGCGTGCGCTGGATACCTTTCTCGATCGCCGCCACACCGCGCGTGATCTTCCGCGTGACGAAGGTTTCACCGCGGACCGGACTTTCGTGATTGAAGAGAATGCCGTTCGAGGCGTGCAGCCCATAGGCTTCGCGGTAGTTGACCGTAATCCAATAGGCATAAAGCTTGGCGACGCCGTAGGGAGACCGCGGATAAAACGGCGTTGTCTCCGATTGGGGCGTTTCCCGGACGCTCCCGTAAAGTTCAGACGTCGAGGCCTGATAGAAGCGCGTCGATCCGGCGAGCCCTAAGATACGGATCGCTTCGAGCAGCCGAAGCGTACCGAGTGCGTCGGCATTGCCTGTGTATTCCGGCGTTTCAAAGCTCACGCCCACATGACTTTGCGCGGCGAGATTGTAAATCTCGTCAGGTCGAATTTCTTGCACAAGACGAATGACGTTCGTCGTGTCCGTCAGATCCCCGTAGTGGAGATGAAAGTGCGTCGCCCGCTCTCGTGGATCGCAATAGAGGTCGTTGATGCGCTCCGTATTGAAGGACGACGAGCGCCGTTTGATGCCATGAACTTCATAGCCCTGCTGAAGCAGAAGGCGCGCGAGATAGGATCCGTCTTGCCCGGCCACGCCTGTTATAAGTGCCGTCCGTCTTCGCTCTGCCATGCGCCCCCTCGTCCGATCACTACCTGAGATAGTAATGGAATCGATTGTGCCCGCAATAGTAGATACGCAGAAAGCGGCTCAACTGCAGATTGTTTCGCACTATATCAGTGGAGAACGGGACGAATGAGGGCGGGCACAATATTCCCGTGGCACCGCCCCTTTGGCCAAGGCATTACGACCGGCGGCTCACTCTTAATCAGCAGTACCGCTCATCGAAGGCGACTCCGGATTTTCAGGATCGACCCGCTGACTTAGTGGGACGTTCCGGCCCTGATCCGTCGACTCGTATTCCTCCGGCGCAGTTGGCCTTTCGACCTTGTCACCGATGTCATCGCTTCCGCTCCACCGGGGACCGTACCCCGATGGGGCAGTCCTCCCAGAGTCATTGTAATAAGCGCCGGGCGATTGGGCGATCGCGGGCGCCGTAGTCATGAGCACACCAATTATTCCGGCGAAAATCAAAGGTATCTTCACAGTATTTGCTCCTCCACGAGCTAATCGGCGGAGAACCTGAAATACCTATAAATGTTCCGTCATCAGATTGTCACAGATCCGTCACTGTGCCTGGCCGGACCGCGCGAGGAACCCTCATTCGTAGCTCGCGTTGCAGGGATGTCATTGGTGCATTGCGCGATTAGGAGCGGGTCATGACGATCGAGAACCTCGCCGTAAGCAATAATGAGCCCGCCGAGCTGTTCGATGCGCGATCCCGCATTGCGCGTCTGGAAGCCAAGGTCCAGCAGGCTGATTATCTTTTGAGCGATGCGTTGGATTCGGCCCTCGATTACGAGGATATGATCCGAAAACTACAGATGGCCCAACAAACTCTGAAAGAGGCGTTGGGCCAGCAAAGCGCTCTTATGCGCGCCTAGACCGGACCCGCATGCACGATGCGGTATTGGTACGGTAAGTCCGAGCAGTAATGGGCCCCGGCACGCTCAGCATCCTCAAAGGACTCGAACGCGCCATCGATGACCTCATTGCCGCCGCCGAAACATCCCTCATCGTCGCCCCGGCAGGATTCACACCAGACGACCACGCGAAATTTTTCCATTTGCCACCCCGTGAAACGCTTCGCACGAGCATACGAATCGGCCTGCCGTGCAGGTCTTCTTTCTGATTTCCCTTCTGAATTTCGGATGAATGTTTTCGTGAACTTCGTGTGCGGCCGTTCACGGATTTCGAACGGGCAGACCAGATCCCTCGAAACTCCGCCCACCGTACTCGACCCTCTACTAAGGCATACGGTGTGAACAAGTGCCGCATCAACCCTGCCAATTCGGTCGCAGGGGATTGAATGTGAGAGACGGGAGCTTTATCTCGCCAAACTCGTTTCCAGGACGCAGCCAACTCTGAGTTTTAGGTATGCCGAAGCAGGCAGTGAAAATCCGGTTCGAAGACGTAGAGGCTGCCGCATCTGACGGCTACTATGTCTTTCTCACTCTCCTAGGCGCAGTCGCCACAACGACGCTCGCGATCATCTTGAGCCTGAGCCTCGAAATGCTCGGCTAAGACGTCGATCAACGCGAGCATTGTTGCGGAATAGCTTTATCCAAAGACCTTGCGAACGGCGATGTCGGGAGATAATTGCACCCTCGCATCATTGGGATACTTTTGGACTCCCGCAAGCGTTACTCGCTTACGGTCAAGGCTCAAAAGTAGCACGCTGGTTCGACGAAATGGCCCGGGTATCGAGAAAAAATAAGTTTCTGGCAGCGATCGCGGGCCGCGTGGTCGTTGGACTGATCAAAGCCGTCAAAAAAACCTCCCGACCCGTCTACCAGCCCCCGACTTTTTTCGACGACCTTCGCGCTGAGGTGCCCTTCATCATGGCGATGTGGCACGGGCAGTTCATGATGCTGGCTGATCTCAACACGCGCGAATACAAAGTCGCGGCGATGGTCGCCCGCCACGGCGACGGCGAGATCGTCGCGCACTTTCTCCGCCAGTTCGACATCTCGGCAATTCGCGGAGCTGGCGCAGGTCACAGAAAAAGGGATCGCGGAGGCGCATACGCCCTTCGGGCGGCGGTGCGCGCTCTCGAAGAGGGAACGATCGTCGCAATGACCGCTGACGTGCCTCCGTCACGGCCGCGCCATGCGGGCAATGGCATCGTTACATTGGCCCGCCTCTCCGGTCGCCCGATCATTCCGGTCGCCGCGGCGACCTCCAGATTTATCGTGCTCAACACCTGGAGCAAGATGACGATCAATCTGCCCTTCTCCGATCTCGCGCTCGTCGCAGGCGATCCGATTTTCGTCGCGCCTGATGCCGATGATGCGGAACTCGAAAGGAAGCGGCGTGAGGTGGAAAACTCACTGAATGCCGCGACGAGCCGGGCCTACGAAATCGCGCAAGCGACCGAACCGAAGCTCGATACCTCGACCTCACAAACGACGAGCAGCCGAAACACCTGAGCTAACGACAACTCACTCCGCGGCAACGCTTTGGTGCGTTTCCTGCTCGCGGCCGCGCAGTTTGTCTTCTTCCGCGCTTATATAGCTGCGGACCCGCGGCACAGCATCGACAGTCTTCGCGAGCTGTATCTGGAAAACCATGAGCCCGCCGTAACGGAACCCGGCTTCCGCCGCCGCCAGATAGAATTCCCACATTCGGCAGAAACGCTCATCGAGCACCGCAGCCGCTTCCGCGCGCCTTGCCATAAACCGGCTTCGCCAAGCCGAAAGCGTATCCGCATAATGCAGCCGTAGGATCTCGACATCTGTCACGATGAGACCCGCTCGCTCGATAGAGGGAAGCACCTCGGCGAGCGTCGGAAGATAGCTGCCTGGAAAGATATATTTGGCAAACCACGGGTTGGTCGCGGACCGGCCGTCCATCCGGCCGATGGAATGAATCAAGGCCACGCCGTCATGCTTCAGACTTCGCCGGACCGTATCGAAGTAGGTATCGTAATCCTTGAGGCCGACGTGCTCGAACATCCCGACGGAGACAATCCGGTCGAAGCACTCATTCAGCGCACGATAATCTTCGAGACGGAATTCGATATGTGAGCTGAGGCCGCGCTCGTCGGCTCGCCGTTGCGCCACTTTAAGCTGCTCGGGTGATAGCGTCAGTCCGGTGACATTGGCGCCTGCGATATCGGCAAGATAAAGTGCGAGACCACCCCACCCGCATCCGATATCCAGAATTTTAGCCTGGGGCTTGATAAGAAGCTTCGCCGCTATGTGCCTTTTCTTGGCGAGTTGAGCTGCATCCAAACTCTGGCCAGGAGTTTCGAAGTAGGCACACGAATACTGCCGGTCGGGATCGAGAAAGAGCTCATAAATGCGATCGTCGATATCGTAATGGTAGTGAACATTCACGCGCGCCCGTCGCCGCGAATTCCGCAACGTCCATCGGCCGAATGCATTGCGCACCATGCTGCGCAGACGTCCGAGTTGCGGCGGCGTAAGGCAATTCAGATTCCGGCCCAAGAGCTCCAGCAGATCATAAATTGACCCGCCCGAGACCTGCAGCCGGCCATCGGTGAACAGCTCACCGAGCGCCATTTGCGGATTGAAGAAAAGCTCAGTTCCGGCTTTTGAATCGAGCAATCTGATGGTCAGCGGCAACCCGCTGCCGTCACCCGCTGAGAGCCGCTCGCCCCCAGGCAACTCCAGCGTCAAGGAACCCTTTTGGACGCAACTATTGAGAAGGGATTGCAATGCGCGTTTCATCGGTTTGCAAAACTCGAGCCGAACAACCAAGAGAAACAACCGGAAAGCATTTTAGTTCCGCATCAAATGCACTCCGTCAATAGGAACTTAGAAGACCACCTCCAGTTTTTCACGTGCATTGCAGTAACTGAGTAAAATCAGTCTAAAGGATTGTCATTTGCGCCAGAGCGATAAGCATTTGAAGCACGCGCCAAAAGCTCGTCCGCGTGCCAATCAGAATAAAGTTCAGAAGCGGTCAAAGCACCTATGGTCCGCGGACGTTACGGAAAATAGCGATGCACTCGATCTCGAGAACCATGTGTTCACGCGCAAACCGGCCGCAATTGCGCAATCGCTGAAGCGCTCCGCCGAGCGAAGCCACAGACGCAAGACGACGCCATTCCAATCGGCGATGTCCATGCTCAATTTTTACATTAATCGTGCGGGCAAGAACCTGACTGCCAAACGCCGGCAGACTTTGGATCGTGCGAAGGACGAGTTGCGAAAAGCATTCGGCCGCACGAAATAGCAGCCGAAATAATCATGGTAGCGGCCTCCGCGTTCGGCTCACGCCGTGCGTGGTCTTTTCCCAGTAAAACGGCCTGAGCACGAGGTCGGCGATCGCGCGATAGGCAGCGAATGAAATCGCGAGCCAATAGACGGGCAAAAATAAAACGGAGACGAGCCGTCGCGGCGCCCCTGTCCCCGCTGACGTGACGGCAATGAGCGACGCAGCCGAAACATACCCTGTCGCGAGATTTAATCCGCACAGCCAAAGCAGCAAGTCGCTGTCCGGCAGAATGCGCATGCCGAGAACGCCATGGATTGCGGCGAAAACATAGAACCAGGGATGACAGAGCATCGAGACGAGCATCGCGCAAATGGTCACCTGAAAACCTGCAAACTTCCACGGACCGAGATCACGCCAAAGGCGTGTAGGCCGCCGCATATGCACGAGATAGGTCTGCATCCAGCCCTTGATCCACCGGGTACGTTGACCGAGCCACGCCCGCCATGTCGTCGGCGCTTCCTCCATCGTTTCGGAATCGATCATGGAGACCTCATAACCGAGGCGAGCTAAGCGGATCCCGAGGTCGGCATCTTCCGTGACGTTGAAAGGATCCCAGCCGCCGCACTTCAGAAGAACATCGCGCCTGAAATGATTTGACGTTCCCCCAAGAGGAATTGCCCAGCGCAAATGGTCGAGGGCCGGAAGCAATCCCCGAAAGAGCGCCGAGTACTCGAGCGTAAACTGCCGGCTGAAGAATGACTCGTCGGCGTTCGAAACGGCAAGCCGCGCCTGCACGCAGGCGAGCCGCGGCCCTCCTTCGATGAACGCGCGCGCCGCCCGGCGAAGCTGATCCGGATCCGGAAGGTCTTCCGCGTCGAAGACTGCAACGAGCGCGCCGCGCGCATCCTGCAACGCGTAGTTCAGCGCCCTGGGCTTCGTCTTGGGTTGCCCGTGAGGAACCGTTACAGTCCGCATGTTCGCATAAAGTCGCGAGGTCTCAATCGCCCGCCGCGTGGCATGATCGTCCTCCTCTGTGATGAAAAGGATCTCCAGCAGCTCGCGCGGATAGTCGAGACGCCCCAGCGCTTCCACCAAACCCGGCACGACCGCGACTTCCCGGTAGAGCGGAATGAGCACGGAAAATGTCGGGAGCCATTTGTCGTAGCGGCGGTCGAATGACGGAGAATTTGAACCTCCCCGAGGACTTCGCAGTGCGCGCAAAAATGCGGCCACGCGAAGCGCGGAGATCATGAAGAACGGGATCGTAATCGTCAGCGACCAAAGAACGAGACCGAAGTCCTCAAGCAGGATCAACCCCGCAGTCAACGCCGAAAGCGCCGACAGAAGCACCGCGCGCTGCCACGCGAGGAGCGGAGAAGCCGCGGAAAAGTCCGGTGCGCGGCGCCTCAAATCGTTGACCGCGCGATCAAGTTGCCCAATATCGCGCTGGAACCGCGAATGCGAGGAACGAGATCTCCGGCCACGACCGCGCGATGTGCGGGCAGCTCGCACAGGCGGCGTCTTTGACCGAGCCCCGAACATTCAAGCCCCTGGTTGCCCCCGCGGCGACCGCCGTCGCCCAGCCAGTGACAAAGTATATGCTCAAGGTGTGCAGATTTGAAAGACGTTCAAAAAGGTCGCCCGGGTGAAACCGTCAGCGCCGGGAGCATGAGGGAAGCATGAAGGCTCGAAATCGAGTTCGGGACGTTTTCCTCGCCCTCGCGGCTTTCGCGGTTTTGACTTTCGGCCATTCCGTCGACGCGATATCCGAAGGGGCGGGCCCGGAACGAGTTGCAGCAACGTCCACCCCGCCGCCCACAGACTCTGGCCCCACACGCCGGGTCGTCATCCGGTTTCTGACCGACAGCGACTTTCCGCCCTTCAATTTCTACGATGAAGACGGCGTGCTGGTCGGCTTCAACGTCGATCTCGCGCGCGCCATTTGCTTAGAGCTCGGCACATCCTGCGATATCAAAGCCCGGCCCTGGGAGGAGCTTTTCACGGGCCTGAAGAAAGGCGAGGCCGATGCCGTCATCGCCGCCCACAAAGTCACGGCCTCAGCGCTGAAAGATGTCGACTTCACCGACCGCTACTTCCACACACCAGGCCGGTTCGCCGGACGCAAGGACGAGCCGCAAGTCGAAATGTCTCCGAACGGCCTCGATGGAAAGCGCATCGCCGTCGCCCGCGGCACCGCGCACGAAGCTTTCCTCAAAGCCTTTTTCCGCGACAGCCCGCTGGCGATTTACGAAAACGCCGATTTGGCGCGCGAGGCTCTCGCCGCCGGCAAGGCCGATTTCATATTCGACGACGGCATCTCCCTCGCCTTTTGGCTGAATGGAACCCTATCGCGACAGTGTTGCGAAATGCGCGGCGGTCCCTTTTTGGAACCGAAGTTCTTCGGCGACGGTATCGCAATCGCGGTACCGAAAACCGACCCTGGAATTAGGCTCTTGCTGAACAAAGCTCTGGACCGGGTAAGGGCGTCGGGGCGGTTTGAAGAACTCGTTCAACGCTACTTTCCCGTCAGAATTTATTGAGATTAATAGTCCTCGAAGCTGGGCGTCGCGCAAAAGCAGGCCTAATGCTTTTTGCCTTCGTCGAGCCGACTGGTCTCAACCCGACATCGTCGAGCGAATGATCAAGACCATTGCCCGGGCAGTTCTTCTCGCTTTCCTTTCGGTGACGCTATTGCCGTCACTGGAAGGAACCAGCGATGCCCATGCCGCATACGCGCGCAAATATTCGGCCCGCGCCCGATACAAAGCTGCCCGCATCTATCGTCGAAACCGCATGCTGGCGCTTCGCGCAGCAGCCGTCTCCGCAGCCAAGGCCCAGGCGGGGCACGCGCAAGGAACACCGCAACGCCCGCTCAAGCTCCTGACGAGAGATCAGATCCTCGCGTCAGACCCCGTACGCCTCGAGCGCCTCGGAAACCGCCTCGTCGTCGGCTTTCAAAGCTTTTCCGAGGTGAGACCGCTCGTCGAGAAAAAAGCCATCGCCGGCATCTTCATTACCGACCGCAACGTCCGCGGCCGGAAGGCCGCC
Protein-coding sequences here:
- a CDS encoding GDP-L-fucose synthase codes for the protein MFYDLSGKRVFVAGHRGMVGAALMRRLRRKPCELITAGRDRLDLLDQAAVRSFMFEARPDAVIVAAARVGGIQANSTLPAEFLYENLVIETNVIHSAFRAGVERLVFLGSSCIYPKFAPQPIREEALLSGPLEPTNDCYAIAKIAGLKLCEAYRAQYGADFFSVMPTNLYGPGDNFHLETSHVIPALLRKAHEAKLGRASEVSIWGSGTPRREFLHVDDAADAIVHLLERYSGGHHVNIGSGEDITILELMKLICRVVGFEGKIVTDPSKPDGTPRKLLDVSRLSATGWKPRTSLHDGLADTYAWFLQTASGEQRRQAERRLMAGLPLKLRPS
- the gmd gene encoding GDP-mannose 4,6-dehydratase; translated protein: MAERRRTALITGVAGQDGSYLARLLLQQGYEVHGIKRRSSSFNTERINDLYCDPRERATHFHLHYGDLTDTTNVIRLVQEIRPDEIYNLAAQSHVGVSFETPEYTGNADALGTLRLLEAIRILGLAGSTRFYQASTSELYGSVRETPQSETTPFYPRSPYGVAKLYAYWITVNYREAYGLHASNGILFNHESPVRGETFVTRKITRGVAAIEKGIQRTLYLGNLDAKRDWGHARDYVDGMWRMLQQDEPGDYVLATGETHSVREFVELAFRRAGRLLRWEGTGADEVGRDANSGRVLVRVDPEYFRPTEVDLLHGDPSKAFAKLGWRHKTSFAELVAEMVDADLLLVDREHWRLDRSA
- a CDS encoding lysophospholipid acyltransferase family protein; this encodes MARVSRKNKFLAAIAGRVVVGLIKAVKKTSRPVYQPPTFFDDLRAEVPFIMAMWHGQFMMLADLNTREYKVAAMVARHGDGEIVAHFLRQFDISAIRGAGAGHRKRDRGGAYALRAAVRALEEGTIVAMTADVPPSRPRHAGNGIVTLARLSGRPIIPVAAATSRFIVLNTWSKMTINLPFSDLALVAGDPIFVAPDADDAELERKRREVENSLNAATSRAYEIAQATEPKLDTSTSQTTSSRNT
- a CDS encoding cyclopropane-fatty-acyl-phospholipid synthase family protein; amino-acid sequence: MKRALQSLLNSCVQKGSLTLELPGGERLSAGDGSGLPLTIRLLDSKAGTELFFNPQMALGELFTDGRLQVSGGSIYDLLELLGRNLNCLTPPQLGRLRSMVRNAFGRWTLRNSRRRARVNVHYHYDIDDRIYELFLDPDRQYSCAYFETPGQSLDAAQLAKKRHIAAKLLIKPQAKILDIGCGWGGLALYLADIAGANVTGLTLSPEQLKVAQRRADERGLSSHIEFRLEDYRALNECFDRIVSVGMFEHVGLKDYDTYFDTVRRSLKHDGVALIHSIGRMDGRSATNPWFAKYIFPGSYLPTLAEVLPSIERAGLIVTDVEILRLHYADTLSAWRSRFMARRAEAAAVLDERFCRMWEFYLAAAEAGFRYGGLMVFQIQLAKTVDAVPRVRSYISAEEDKLRGREQETHQSVAAE
- a CDS encoding DUF3175 domain-containing protein, with translation MKHAPKARPRANQNKVQKRSKHLWSADVTENSDALDLENHVFTRKPAAIAQSLKRSAERSHRRKTTPFQSAMSMLNFYINRAGKNLTAKRRQTLDRAKDELRKAFGRTK
- a CDS encoding glycosyltransferase produces the protein MRRRAPDFSAASPLLAWQRAVLLSALSALTAGLILLEDFGLVLWSLTITIPFFMISALRVAAFLRALRSPRGGSNSPSFDRRYDKWLPTFSVLIPLYREVAVVPGLVEALGRLDYPRELLEILFITEEDDHATRRAIETSRLYANMRTVTVPHGQPKTKPRALNYALQDARGALVAVFDAEDLPDPDQLRRAARAFIEGGPRLACVQARLAVSNADESFFSRQFTLEYSALFRGLLPALDHLRWAIPLGGTSNHFRRDVLLKCGGWDPFNVTEDADLGIRLARLGYEVSMIDSETMEEAPTTWRAWLGQRTRWIKGWMQTYLVHMRRPTRLWRDLGPWKFAGFQVTICAMLVSMLCHPWFYVFAAIHGVLGMRILPDSDLLLWLCGLNLATGYVSAASLIAVTSAGTGAPRRLVSVLFLPVYWLAISFAAYRAIADLVLRPFYWEKTTHGVSRTRRPLP
- a CDS encoding transporter substrate-binding domain-containing protein produces the protein MKARNRVRDVFLALAAFAVLTFGHSVDAISEGAGPERVAATSTPPPTDSGPTRRVVIRFLTDSDFPPFNFYDEDGVLVGFNVDLARAICLELGTSCDIKARPWEELFTGLKKGEADAVIAAHKVTASALKDVDFTDRYFHTPGRFAGRKDEPQVEMSPNGLDGKRIAVARGTAHEAFLKAFFRDSPLAIYENADLAREALAAGKADFIFDDGISLAFWLNGTLSRQCCEMRGGPFLEPKFFGDGIAIAVPKTDPGIRLLLNKALDRVRASGRFEELVQRYFPVRIY